From the genome of Proteus vulgaris, one region includes:
- the arcC gene encoding carbamate kinase, translating into MPKKVFIALGGNALGSTPLEQKQIVRKTAKPIVDLVEKGYQVIIGHGNGPQVGMINLAMDYASQQNIGTPYMPFAECGAMSQGYIGYHLQQAINDELCTRNLNKDHGCATIVTQVVVDKNDPAFLSPTKPIGAFYTQQQAEAIQKEHGFHFMEDAGRGYRRVIPSPKPLEIVESPIIKQLVERNIVVITVGGGGIPVIRKGELLEGIDAVIDKDNSSAKLAVELKSDILLILTAVDKVAINFNKPEQMNLDKLTLSQAQEYISQGQFAKGSMLPKVEACLNFLKESHKDAQAIITSLDNALSALEGKTGTTIIFN; encoded by the coding sequence ATGCCTAAAAAGGTATTTATTGCTTTAGGGGGAAATGCACTGGGCAGTACGCCACTAGAGCAAAAACAGATAGTACGAAAAACCGCAAAGCCGATTGTAGATTTGGTTGAGAAAGGCTACCAAGTCATTATTGGTCATGGAAATGGTCCGCAAGTTGGGATGATCAATTTAGCTATGGATTATGCATCGCAACAGAATATTGGCACGCCTTATATGCCATTTGCTGAATGTGGTGCCATGAGCCAAGGCTATATCGGCTATCATCTACAACAGGCGATTAATGACGAGTTATGTACGAGAAATCTGAATAAAGATCATGGCTGTGCGACCATTGTGACGCAAGTAGTTGTTGATAAAAACGATCCTGCTTTTTTATCACCCACAAAACCCATTGGCGCGTTTTATACTCAACAGCAAGCTGAGGCTATCCAAAAAGAGCATGGTTTCCACTTTATGGAAGATGCAGGGCGTGGATATCGTCGAGTTATTCCATCACCCAAACCGTTAGAAATTGTAGAATCACCGATTATTAAACAGTTAGTTGAACGCAATATTGTGGTGATCACGGTTGGCGGAGGTGGTATTCCCGTTATTCGAAAAGGAGAGTTATTAGAAGGTATTGATGCTGTTATTGATAAAGATAACTCCAGTGCTAAATTAGCTGTCGAATTAAAATCAGATATTTTATTAATATTAACGGCTGTTGATAAAGTGGCAATTAATTTTAATAAACCAGAGCAAATGAATTTAGATAAATTAACACTCTCTCAAGCACAAGAATATATTTCTCAAGGACAATTTGCTAAAGGAAGTATGTTACCTAAAGTTGAAGCTTGTCTTAATTTTCTAAAAGAAAGTCACAAGGATGCTCAAGCAATTATTACTTCTTTAGATAATGCATTATCTGCTTTAGAAGGAAAAACAGGCACAACAATTATCTTTAATTAA
- a CDS encoding YfcC family protein, translating into MKLKKFAFPTAFTILFAITVIVVGLTWIIPAGEYQRLSYNSTEPSLVVAKIDGSHEVLPATQATLNDLNVSIEINKFTDGTIKKPIAIPGTYERVAQQPKGIMDITESMVKGTIEGADVIVFILVLGGLIGVVNKTGAFNAGLTALANRTKGKEFLVVFGVTIILSIGGTSCGIEEEAVAFYPILVPIFLILGYDAIVCVGAIFLASSMGAGFSTVNPFSVVIASNASGISFIEGIGFRTIGLVIGTIGVLVYLYWYCKKIKKDPAFSYNYENAESFKQRFLSNYDPNEILEFSWRRKVILCLFVAAFPIMVWGVMDMGWWFPQMAALFLAIAIIIIFLSGLKEKTAIDGFIHGASELVGVSLIIGLARGVNLVMEQGKIADTILEFMSHMVAGMPPSLFLLAQLVVFICLGFIVPSSSGLAVLAMPIMAPLADAVGVPRYMVVSAYNWGQYIMLFLAPTGLVLATLQMLDISYNKWLKFIMPMVVFMFVLSATLLLVQVAFL; encoded by the coding sequence ATGAAACTTAAAAAGTTTGCGTTTCCGACCGCATTTACTATTTTATTTGCAATTACAGTAATTGTGGTTGGCTTAACGTGGATTATTCCAGCTGGCGAATATCAACGATTAAGTTATAACTCAACAGAGCCATCATTAGTGGTTGCGAAAATAGATGGTTCTCATGAAGTATTACCTGCAACTCAAGCGACATTAAATGATTTAAATGTCTCTATTGAAATTAATAAATTTACTGATGGAACAATTAAAAAACCGATAGCGATACCTGGAACCTATGAACGCGTAGCACAGCAACCCAAAGGGATAATGGATATTACCGAAAGTATGGTGAAAGGGACGATAGAGGGGGCTGATGTTATTGTTTTCATTCTTGTTTTGGGGGGGCTTATTGGGGTTGTTAATAAAACTGGTGCATTCAATGCGGGCTTAACAGCACTGGCAAATCGAACCAAAGGTAAAGAGTTTTTAGTGGTATTTGGTGTCACGATTATATTATCCATAGGCGGGACAAGTTGTGGGATTGAAGAAGAAGCCGTTGCCTTTTATCCCATATTAGTCCCTATATTCTTAATATTGGGTTATGACGCTATTGTGTGTGTCGGGGCTATTTTTCTAGCTTCTTCAATGGGGGCTGGATTTTCAACAGTTAATCCATTCTCTGTGGTCATTGCCTCAAATGCATCAGGAATAAGTTTTATTGAAGGGATCGGCTTTCGTACTATTGGCTTAGTGATTGGTACGATTGGCGTTTTGGTTTATTTATACTGGTATTGTAAAAAAATTAAAAAAGATCCTGCTTTTTCTTATAATTATGAGAATGCCGAAAGTTTTAAACAACGTTTTTTAAGTAATTACGATCCAAACGAAATATTAGAATTTTCATGGCGTCGTAAAGTGATCCTCTGCTTATTTGTTGCCGCTTTTCCTATTATGGTTTGGGGCGTCATGGATATGGGCTGGTGGTTTCCACAAATGGCTGCTCTCTTTTTAGCCATTGCCATCATCATTATTTTTCTCTCTGGATTAAAAGAAAAAACGGCCATTGATGGATTTATTCATGGGGCATCTGAGTTAGTAGGCGTTTCATTAATTATTGGTTTAGCGCGAGGTGTTAACCTTGTGATGGAACAAGGTAAAATTGCCGATACTATCCTTGAGTTTATGTCTCATATGGTTGCAGGAATGCCACCAAGCTTGTTCTTATTAGCACAGCTCGTTGTTTTTATTTGTTTAGGTTTTATTGTTCCTTCCTCTTCTGGCCTTGCGGTTTTAGCGATGCCAATTATGGCGCCATTAGCAGACGCAGTCGGTGTTCCTCGTTATATGGTGGTATCAGCATATAACTGGGGGCAATATATTATGTTGTTCTTAGCGCCTACCGGACTGGTGTTAGCGACCTTGCAAATGTTAGATATCTCCTATAACAAATGGCTTAAATTTATTATGCCGATGGTGGTATTTATGTTTGTACTTTCGGCAACATTACTCTTGGTTCAAGTTGCGTTTTTATAA
- the ivbL gene encoding ilvB operon leader peptide IvbL, with protein sequence MIITTLLQSLRLTAHIAAVVVVRVVVVVGKAP encoded by the coding sequence ATGATCATCACTACTCTACTACAAAGCCTACGACTAACAGCGCACATCGCGGCTGTGGTTGTCGTGCGTGTGGTGGTGGTCGTCGGCAAAGCGCCGTAA
- the ilvB gene encoding acetolactate synthase large subunit — MGDQQENATTSRTFTGAQLIVYLLERQGITTVAGIPGGAALPLYDALSQSKSIRHILTRHEQGAGFIAQGIARANGKPAVCIASSGPGATNLVTAIADAKLDSIPLVCITGQVSSAMIGTDAFQEVDTYGMSIPITKHNYLVRDIAELPEIICDAFRLAMSGRPGPVWVDVPKDIQQAKITLEALPPIPQKDPVPAFNTDLVIQAAQMINQAKNPVLYLGGGIISSEACKEAIELAEKNNLPTTMTLMGLGLMPPSHPLYLGMLGMHATRSTNFILEEADLLIVLGARFDDRAIGKAEKFCPNAKIIHVDIDRAEISKIKRPDIAIHADAKSVLSLLLPLINTNKRNEWIERVTTLKQEYPLEMKNSENILSGYGIVLAAANCVDDDAIITTDVGQHQMWVAQAYPLNRPRQWLTSGGLGTMGFGLPAAIGAALAEPGKKILCFSGDGSIMMNIQELATAAEHQLDIKIILINNQALGLVHQQQTLFFEERIYAAAYPYQTDFIRIAQGFGLDTCDLNQEADPASALQAAIEKPGPCLIHVMIDIHEKVFPMVPPGAANIEMIGA; from the coding sequence ATGGGTGATCAACAAGAAAACGCCACAACAAGTAGAACGTTTACTGGCGCACAATTAATCGTTTATTTACTGGAACGACAAGGCATTACGACCGTTGCGGGTATTCCTGGTGGGGCTGCGCTTCCGTTGTATGACGCATTGAGCCAAAGTAAATCTATTCGACATATCTTAACTCGCCATGAACAAGGTGCTGGTTTTATTGCACAAGGGATTGCCCGTGCAAATGGTAAACCTGCTGTTTGTATTGCTTCGAGTGGGCCGGGTGCGACAAATTTAGTAACAGCAATTGCCGATGCTAAGCTTGATTCTATTCCTTTAGTTTGTATTACAGGTCAGGTATCTTCAGCGATGATTGGAACTGATGCTTTCCAAGAAGTTGATACTTACGGCATGTCTATTCCCATTACTAAACATAACTATTTAGTTCGTGATATTGCTGAGTTACCTGAAATTATTTGTGATGCGTTTCGTTTAGCAATGTCAGGAAGACCGGGGCCTGTTTGGGTTGACGTACCAAAAGATATTCAACAAGCCAAAATTACATTAGAAGCGTTACCGCCTATTCCACAAAAAGATCCTGTTCCCGCGTTTAATACTGATTTAGTGATACAAGCGGCGCAAATGATTAATCAGGCTAAAAACCCTGTTTTATATTTAGGTGGGGGGATCATTAGCTCTGAAGCATGTAAAGAAGCAATTGAATTAGCAGAGAAAAATAATCTGCCAACAACCATGACCTTAATGGGGTTAGGATTAATGCCACCTTCGCATCCACTGTATTTGGGAATGTTGGGTATGCATGCGACTCGTAGTACCAATTTTATTTTGGAAGAAGCGGATCTGTTGATTGTATTAGGGGCTAGATTTGACGATCGTGCCATTGGTAAAGCCGAGAAGTTTTGCCCTAATGCTAAAATTATTCATGTTGATATCGATCGCGCTGAAATTAGTAAGATCAAACGCCCTGATATTGCGATCCACGCCGATGCGAAATCCGTATTATCACTGTTATTACCATTGATTAATACAAACAAGCGTAATGAATGGATAGAACGTGTTACGACACTGAAACAAGAATATCCATTAGAAATGAAAAACTCTGAAAATATTCTGAGTGGTTACGGTATTGTATTGGCGGCCGCAAATTGCGTAGATGATGATGCCATTATTACGACTGACGTAGGGCAACACCAAATGTGGGTAGCGCAAGCGTATCCGTTAAATCGACCTCGACAATGGTTAACGTCTGGTGGTTTAGGTACGATGGGCTTCGGTTTACCTGCTGCAATTGGTGCCGCATTAGCTGAGCCAGGTAAGAAAATCCTCTGCTTCTCAGGGGATGGCAGTATTATGATGAATATTCAAGAACTTGCCACTGCGGCTGAACACCAATTAGATATCAAAATTATTTTGATTAATAATCAGGCATTAGGATTAGTGCATCAGCAACAAACACTGTTTTTTGAAGAGCGCATTTATGCGGCGGCTTACCCTTACCAAACAGATTTTATCCGTATTGCACAAGGTTTTGGTTTAGATACCTGTGACTTAAATCAAGAAGCAGATCCCGCCAGTGCATTGCAAGCTGCTATTGAAAAACCAGGCCCTTGCTTAATTCACGTTATGATTGATATCCACGAAAAAGTATTCCCGATGGTTCCACCTGGGGCTGCAAATATTGAGATGATAGGAGCTTAA
- the ilvN gene encoding acetolactate synthase small subunit has product MSNQSQPIALELIVRNHPGVMTHICGLFARRAFNVDGILCLPMKNSDKSRIWLLVQKDDRLMQMVSQVEKLEDVKEVRFSDDLRVFEQMESYLN; this is encoded by the coding sequence ATGTCAAACCAATCACAACCTATCGCGCTGGAATTGATTGTTCGCAACCATCCCGGTGTTATGACCCATATTTGTGGTCTATTTGCTCGTCGCGCATTTAACGTCGATGGCATTTTGTGTTTACCAATGAAAAATAGCGATAAAAGCCGGATTTGGCTATTAGTGCAAAAAGATGATCGCCTAATGCAGATGGTGAGTCAGGTAGAAAAGCTTGAAGACGTAAAAGAAGTGAGATTCAGCGATGACTTACGTGTTTTTGAGCAAATGGAAAGTTATTTAAATTAA
- a CDS encoding helix-turn-helix domain-containing protein, translated as MNPQPPKKTNEYLGNKVKQLRQSRNLSLNELSRKSGISKAALSKLESGDSNPRIDTLEAIAIALGFPLGDLFSFTREEYPRLERHKPIVGDYAQEFKFRIGIGNITEIWHIEMKHGAIINSPAHADGTQEHIMVYSGKLMMRFDNDETVLLETGDFYAFHGNAPHSYICVEGHLRASVIMSSPNQQHYHHRP; from the coding sequence ATGAACCCACAACCTCCTAAAAAAACAAATGAATACCTTGGTAATAAAGTTAAACAATTAAGACAATCTCGAAACTTGTCACTTAATGAGTTATCAAGAAAGTCAGGAATATCCAAGGCAGCATTGTCAAAATTAGAATCCGGTGATTCTAATCCTAGAATCGATACCTTAGAGGCTATCGCGATAGCCCTTGGCTTTCCTTTGGGAGATTTATTTAGTTTTACACGCGAAGAGTACCCTCGCTTAGAACGACATAAACCTATCGTGGGTGATTATGCCCAAGAGTTTAAATTCCGTATTGGTATCGGCAATATTACTGAGATTTGGCATATCGAGATGAAGCATGGCGCGATTATTAATAGCCCTGCTCACGCTGATGGTACTCAAGAACACATCATGGTCTATTCTGGTAAATTAATGATGCGTTTTGATAACGACGAAACGGTTTTATTAGAAACTGGTGATTTTTATGCTTTTCATGGTAATGCGCCCCACTCTTATATTTGTGTAGAAGGCCATTTGCGCGCCTCTGTAATTATGTCTAGCCCAAATCAACAGCATTACCATCATCGCCCTTAA
- a CDS encoding sulfite exporter TauE/SafE family protein encodes MMELLSWADIFICLFTLFFAYVIFGMAGFGSALIAGPVLALYLPLPMIVPLLALIDLSAAIVNVARDGKQADFKEIRYLIPLIIIGSLVGATILLTTRPDLLSLLLGLFAACYAIYALFWKKQESQFSQRLVYPFGLIGGVFSALFGSGGFLYAIYLSGRIADKNKFRITQTTLIGFSTLTRVVIFLFAGIYWQLDILKLAVIFLPAMFAGVWLGRNLTLRMSKARFMSVIYTIVLISGAVLIYRYFS; translated from the coding sequence ATGATGGAATTGCTCAGTTGGGCTGATATTTTTATTTGTCTATTCACCTTATTTTTTGCTTACGTGATTTTTGGTATGGCAGGATTTGGATCAGCATTAATTGCAGGGCCAGTCTTGGCGCTTTATTTACCATTGCCAATGATAGTTCCTTTATTGGCACTAATCGATTTAAGCGCAGCTATAGTGAATGTCGCAAGGGATGGTAAGCAGGCTGATTTTAAAGAGATCCGTTATCTTATCCCGCTTATTATTATTGGTAGCCTTGTTGGGGCAACAATTTTATTAACCACACGTCCTGATTTACTCTCTCTTCTTTTAGGTCTATTTGCTGCTTGTTATGCAATTTATGCACTGTTTTGGAAAAAACAAGAAAGCCAATTTTCTCAACGCTTAGTTTATCCTTTTGGATTAATCGGCGGTGTATTTAGCGCGTTGTTTGGTAGTGGGGGATTTTTATATGCGATTTACTTGTCAGGCAGAATTGCAGACAAAAATAAGTTTCGCATTACACAAACAACGTTGATCGGTTTTAGCACATTAACTCGAGTGGTGATTTTTTTATTTGCAGGAATTTATTGGCAATTAGATATTCTTAAATTAGCTGTTATTTTCTTACCAGCCATGTTTGCAGGTGTTTGGTTAGGGCGAAATTTAACATTACGTATGTCGAAAGCACGATTTATGAGTGTGATTTATACTATTGTATTGATATCTGGTGCTGTGCTTATTTACCGTTATTTTTCTTAA